In Fimbriimonadaceae bacterium, the following proteins share a genomic window:
- a CDS encoding NERD domain-containing protein, with amino-acid sequence MRPAELPADVRENEGLQAEAAVFDALRDSLEDRYTVFHSLAWKDATRRGDPAQDREADFVVCHPDLGVMVVEVKGGIVAYDPDTREWSSTSRSGHVSTIKDPFRQARDTSYGLERQLRKMVSQSGSLRVFHAVCFPHCAVRAADLPGDGPPEIVFDAEGLREIGARIERAFAFCRQGAELRGPGLKEIIGALQRLHGLALEGRRDAAIVIAEHQREFDRLTASQGRVLDMVASNKRLLVHGCAGSGKTFLAKRLAVKRAGAGERVLVLCFNEMLGSLLHEDLADFENLTATNFHHACELFARAAGLRLNPLVAERASDYYDSLPDVAFETAALDPDLRFDTIVVDEAQDFEPDWWALVDVLLAPGGSVCVFTDSNQLLYGPDRGVLPSPPGPFAEVALTENIRNTQQIHKTALRFFEGASPTALGPEGESPRWIPASSFEDQLQKLEEVLDRLLREQHIEPADIVVLTPKGAASTELQGVPKVAGRSLVPYENRQPRDIGWSTVRKFKGLESPVVVLMELDWTLVVSQRMRELAYVGVTRARDYLWVIGEEGALGMLREPR; translated from the coding sequence ATGCGACCCGCCGAACTCCCCGCCGACGTGCGGGAGAACGAAGGCCTCCAGGCGGAGGCTGCGGTGTTCGACGCCCTCCGCGACTCGCTGGAAGACCGGTACACCGTGTTCCACTCCCTCGCGTGGAAGGATGCGACTCGGCGCGGCGACCCGGCGCAGGATCGCGAGGCGGACTTCGTGGTGTGCCACCCGGACCTGGGCGTGATGGTCGTCGAGGTCAAGGGTGGCATCGTCGCGTACGACCCCGACACCCGGGAGTGGAGCTCGACCAGTCGCTCGGGCCACGTCAGCACGATCAAGGACCCGTTCCGGCAGGCCCGCGATACGAGCTACGGCCTGGAGCGCCAACTCCGCAAGATGGTCTCGCAGTCCGGCAGTCTGCGCGTGTTCCATGCGGTGTGCTTCCCCCACTGCGCGGTTCGAGCCGCCGACCTCCCCGGCGACGGACCGCCCGAGATCGTGTTCGATGCGGAGGGGCTGCGGGAGATCGGCGCGCGCATCGAACGCGCCTTCGCGTTCTGCAGGCAGGGGGCGGAGCTTCGCGGGCCGGGCTTGAAGGAGATCATCGGGGCCCTCCAGCGGTTGCACGGCCTCGCGCTGGAAGGACGGCGGGACGCGGCGATCGTCATCGCCGAGCACCAGCGCGAGTTCGACCGCTTGACCGCCAGCCAGGGGCGGGTGCTCGACATGGTCGCGTCCAACAAGCGCCTGTTGGTCCACGGATGCGCGGGCTCGGGCAAGACGTTCCTCGCCAAGAGGCTGGCCGTGAAGCGGGCGGGGGCCGGCGAGCGGGTCCTGGTGCTGTGCTTCAACGAGATGCTGGGCTCCCTGCTGCACGAGGACCTGGCCGACTTCGAAAACCTGACCGCCACGAACTTCCACCACGCGTGCGAGCTGTTCGCGCGCGCGGCGGGACTCCGGCTCAACCCACTGGTCGCCGAGCGGGCATCCGACTACTACGATTCCCTGCCCGACGTGGCGTTCGAGACCGCCGCGCTGGACCCCGACCTCCGGTTCGACACGATCGTGGTCGACGAGGCGCAGGACTTCGAGCCGGACTGGTGGGCGCTGGTCGACGTGCTGCTCGCGCCGGGTGGGTCGGTGTGCGTATTCACCGACTCGAACCAGCTGCTGTACGGTCCCGATCGCGGAGTCCTACCTTCCCCGCCAGGCCCTTTCGCCGAGGTCGCGCTCACCGAGAACATCCGCAACACGCAGCAGATCCACAAGACCGCGCTGCGGTTCTTCGAGGGGGCTTCGCCCACCGCGTTGGGCCCCGAAGGCGAGTCGCCGCGCTGGATCCCAGCCTCGAGTTTCGAAGACCAGCTGCAGAAGTTGGAGGAGGTCCTCGACCGCCTCCTGCGCGAACAGCACATCGAGCCCGCCGACATCGTGGTCCTGACCCCCAAAGGTGCCGCTTCGACGGAGTTGCAGGGTGTGCCGAAGGTGGCAGGGCGCTCGCTCGTGCCGTACGAGAATCGGCAGCCACGCGACATCGGCTGGTCCACGGTGAGGAAGTTCAAGGGACTGGAGAGCCCGGTAGTGGTGCTGATGGAGTTGGACTGGACGCTTGTGGTCTCGCAGAGGATGCGGGAGTTGGCGTACGTGGGTGTGACCCGGGCGCGGGATTACTTGTGGGTGATTGGGGAGGAGGGGGCTTTGGGGATGCTGAGGGAGCCGCGTTAG
- a CDS encoding DUF1778 domain-containing protein — protein MPRKAEHLHIRASEREKATLAQAAQVKNMTVSQFVLQTSVPVAEEIVNQEAGNVRTLFRLNAEEWEEFNRLLDAPTRDIPELRELLRSRAPWEK, from the coding sequence ATGCCCCGGAAAGCAGAGCACCTACACATCCGAGCCTCGGAGCGCGAGAAGGCGACCCTCGCCCAAGCCGCGCAGGTGAAGAACATGACCGTGAGCCAGTTCGTGCTCCAGACGTCTGTCCCTGTCGCCGAGGAGATTGTGAACCAGGAGGCGGGGAACGTCCGGACGCTCTTTCGGCTGAACGCGGAGGAGTGGGAAGAGTTCAACCGTCTTCTCGACGCACCGACAAGGGACATCCCCGAGCTGAGGGAGCTTCTCCGATCCAGGGCCCCATGGGAAAAGTAA
- a CDS encoding GNAT family N-acetyltransferase produces the protein MELSEPVLLDKSHDISGFDCGKEPLNVFLKNYALANQQGGLARTYVVVSGGKVVGYYSLAPAGVEPVDAPERVRKGQPSHPVPCILLARLAVDKGAQGTGLGKFLFRDAMLRALRAHEQIGGRAFLVHAMDDEAKAFYSKYGMLPSPTHPMHLFLLFKDIRAMLGT, from the coding sequence GTGGAGCTCTCGGAGCCCGTCCTTCTCGATAAGAGCCACGACATAAGCGGCTTCGACTGTGGAAAGGAGCCGCTCAACGTCTTCCTCAAGAACTACGCCCTGGCGAACCAGCAAGGAGGGCTTGCCCGAACGTACGTCGTTGTCTCGGGCGGAAAGGTCGTCGGCTACTACAGCCTCGCCCCCGCAGGGGTCGAGCCGGTCGACGCACCCGAAAGGGTCAGGAAAGGGCAGCCGAGTCACCCGGTCCCCTGCATCCTCCTGGCCAGACTCGCCGTCGACAAAGGCGCCCAAGGGACGGGCCTCGGCAAATTCCTGTTCCGGGACGCGATGCTCAGAGCGCTCCGAGCCCATGAACAAATAGGCGGAAGGGCCTTCCTTGTCCACGCGATGGACGACGAGGCCAAAGCCTTCTATTCCAAGTACGGCATGCTCCCTTCGCCGACCCATCCGATGCACCTCTTTCTCCTCTTTAAAGACATCCGGGCCATGCTGGGAACATGA